CTTTGGTACCGCCGATTTTTCGCTCTTGTTTCAGGGTTGGGGACTGTATCCCTTGTAAAACCTGATCGACCCAGGGGCCTGCCGTATTAATCACCACGGTTTGGGGGGATAGTTGGACCCTATGGGTGGTCTCTGCAATCAAGTCGTCAAGCGTAATGCCTGTGACTCGATCTCCTTCGATTTGAAGCTGAGACACCTGGGCATAGTTCAGGGTCGTCGCCCCTGCGGTTTGAGCCGATAGAACTAGCTCCAAACAGAGGCGCTCAGCATGAACGACTTGGGCATCAAAATATTGGGCTGCCCCTTTTAGCCCTTTTGGATTCAGGTGCCGAAATAGCTGCAAGCACTTTTGCAGAGGCAAAATCCGGTGATTGGGTAGGGATTTATCAAAACTGAGAACATCATAGAGCAGCATGCCGGCCTGAATTTCCCAGAAAGCTCGCGAGCCGCTGGCATAGACGGGAATCGACATCTGTAGAGGCCGGACTAAATGGGGGGCCACCCGTAATAGCACTTCCCGCTCTCGCAAGGATTCCCGGACCAGGTTAAATTCAAAGTATTCCAGATAGCGTAGCCCGCCATGAATCAACCGGCTCGACCAGCCTGTGGTGCCGCTGCCGAAATCATCTTTATCGATCAGCAGAGTTTTCAATCCTCGCAGAGCCGCATCACGGGCCACCCCTGCTCCATTACTGCCTCCCCCAATCACGACGAGGTCAAAGGCCGTATTCTCAATCGTTTGCCAATTTCTCATGGGTGAGCACATTCTGTTGTGATTTACATTTGAACCCAGGATTCTGGGCTGTGGCACTGCCAACAAGATGACATAGATCTCTGATTTAAGACGTTTTCTTCATCTCTTTCACCAATTCTGTTAGCTTTGGGAGGGAAAGGCAGCCGTTGTCCTGAAGCATTCGTCTTGAATGGATGAACGGCAGGTTAAGAATGACAGCTTGGTAAACTGAGCTGAACCACGGCAGAATAAAGTAAGTGTGCTAATTGCTCAAGGGTAGACATTATGGTGTTAACCGCTTCGACCATGTTGGACCTGGGGACACCCGCTCCCAACTTTCAGCTGCCAGATGTGGTGAGTGGGCAAACCATTTCCTTAGAGACATTTGCCCACCGCAACGTTCTCTTGGTGATGTTTATTTGCCAGCATTGTCCATTTGTGAAACATGTCCAAGCCGAACTGGCCCAGATCGGTCAAGATTATTCTGATCAAAGTTTGGGAATTGTGGCGATCAGCTCTAACGATATCCAGAGCCACCCCTTGGACGATCCAGAGCACTTAACCGCCATGGCGACCAGCCTCGGCTATAACTTTCCCATCTGTTTTGATGAACACCAAGACGTTGCCAAGCAATATACTGCGGCCTGTACACCCGACTTTTTTGTCTTCGATGCTCACCGCAAACTCGTCTATCGAGGACAGCTAGACGATAGCCGCCCCAGCAATAATCTGATGGTGACGGGGGAAGATTTGCGAGGAGCATTGGATGCTGCCTTGGCAGAACAGCCGATTTCGGCAAATCAGAAACCCAGTATTGGCTGCAATATTAAATGGAAACCGGGGAATGAACCCGCTTATTACGGCTGAGATAATCCCCGGTTTGAGTAGAATGCTTCATGGATCGAACTCTAGATGCTACCATCTCGGCCTCCGACGC
The genomic region above belongs to Acaryochloris sp. CCMEE 5410 and contains:
- a CDS encoding thioredoxin family protein produces the protein MVLTASTMLDLGTPAPNFQLPDVVSGQTISLETFAHRNVLLVMFICQHCPFVKHVQAELAQIGQDYSDQSLGIVAISSNDIQSHPLDDPEHLTAMATSLGYNFPICFDEHQDVAKQYTAACTPDFFVFDAHRKLVYRGQLDDSRPSNNLMVTGEDLRGALDAALAEQPISANQKPSIGCNIKWKPGNEPAYYG